The nucleotide window GAGCCTAGCCGGGCCTCGCGCCTGGTGCAGTACCATGACCGTGAGCCTGCAGAACCGAGCCTCGACGACGTGATCGAATCGACGCTGAAGGCCACCTGGTATGCGCCGCATCAGTCCGGACTTGCAGGCCTTACGCAGTTCACCGTCGAAGATGCCGTTCTCAATCATCTGCTGGCCCTCGCTGCCAGCAGCGAAACGGAGCCGCAGGCTGCAGCGCAGGCCGGCTACGAGGCATCAAAGCTCAGCGTCTGGCTCAAGTCGCAGACAGAAAACCTGAACCTCGATCCTGATCTCAAGGCCGCATACAGCGCGGCTGAGCAAAAGATCGCAGCCTTCGACAAAAACCCGTCTGCATTCAAAGCCTCTGAAGCACTGGAAGCGCCGCCAGGCCAGCCCATCGGAGACGACGATGAGGATGTCGCAATCTTCTGAGCTGTATTGCTGCTGAAAACCTTCCAACTTAAAGGGCCGCCAGTGAGACTGGCAGCCCTTTTTCTTTTCGTTCCCCCATGCAAGAGATCAACGGTAATCGTTTTATATTTCTGCCTGCACTATCGCCAGATTGGGCTTCCTATGCATACTTTCCTCATAGAAATAGATTGGCTTGTACAGTAAACGTCTTCCCGATATCGGCAACTGTGACCAAGCATAAACCGGAAAGCACCCTGAAAAAATCGTTTTAGTTTGCCTGCGCCCGAAGAGCGATTCCCTCGCATATCACCCCCTCCGCGTGCTACAACATCCGCTATGGTTAAGAAGAAGCCGGAGTCAGACCTTGAACAAGGTCCGATCAATCTCCGCCAGCTCTCCGAACTCCTTCATCTCTCGCAGACCACCATTTCGCTGGTTCTGAACGACTCACCCGCTGCCAAATCCATTCCCGAGCACACCCGCGCACGCGTCTTCGAGGCTGCCCGCAAATTTCAGTATCGCCCCAACTACTTCGCGCGCTCTCTGCGCCGCAGCAAGAGCATGTCTGTCGGCGTGCTTGCGCCCGATCTCAGCGAAGGCTATTTCACCCTCGTCATGCAGGGCGTCGAGGAGACGCTGCTCCGCTCGCACTACTTCTACTTCACCGCCAGCCACTACTGGCAGACCGAACTCATGCGGGAATACCCGCGCATGCTCGCCGAGCGCGCGGTCGACGGCTACCTGCTGCTTAACACGCCCGCAGCCTTCTCAAGTCCGCTGCCCACCGTCGCGATCTCCGCACACCATGACGCAGCCGGAGTCACCAATGTCGTGCTCGATCATCACCGCGCCGCCGAGCTGGCCCTCCGCCATCTCTACGAACTCGGGCACCGCCACATTGCCTTCGTGAAGGGCCCGGAGATCATCCCCGACACCGAGTACCGCTGGAAGTCGATCCTGCAGGTTGCGAAAAGCCTTGATATCAAGGTTCTCCCCGAGCTCTCCATTCAGCTCCCTGCCGACAGCTGGTCGCCGGAGATCGGCTATCAGCCCATGAAGGCACTGCTCGAGCGCACCCGCGCCTTCACCGCCATTTTCTGCTTCAATGACATCTCTGCGATCGGCGCCATCCGCGCTATTCACGATGCCGGGCTCTCCGTCCCCGGCGATGTGTCGGTCGTCGGCTTCGACGACATCATCAGCGCCGCCTACCAGAAGCCAAGCCTCACCACCGTGCGCCAGCCGCTGCGCGAGATGGGCAGCGAAGGCGCGCAGCTCCTGCTCGCTCTCATTGCCGATCCGAAGAAGCCGCAGCCCGCAGAGGTTCTCATGCAACCTGAGCTGATCGTTCGCGAGTCCACAGGCCCGGCTCCCGCACGTTCCGGCGCGGGCAGCAAGCGAACCCCTGCGAAACGGCGCACGCGATAGCTCTCGCATGCAAAAGAGGCAGGCCGATGGCCTGCCTCTTTTGCATGCGGTACCGCAGCCTACTCGTGGCGTTTGCTGCCCAGGCCCTTGCCCACCGCTTCAAGCACATTTGCGCCAAGGGCCATCGCCCTTCGGCTTTCCTTTGACATCATCTTCCGCAGCAATGCAAAAAAGGACGGCGGCTCAGCCTCCGGTTTGACCGCCATCGCCTGCGGCAGATCGGCAACCAGGCTGTGCAGTGTATCCGGCGGAATGCTGCCCATCACCTTGCTGAGGATGAGCAGGTTGCGCAGCGCAGTCACCGCTTCGGGCTGAGTCGTCAGGCCAACAACATGCTCGATCACGCGGTCTCCCGCGCCCAGTACCCCGCGCACCGTGTCGAGCACCCCGCTCTCGTGCATCTGCTCGAGCAGCGCATAGGCGGAGAGCACGGCCTCGGCATGCTCCACCGGGGCCTCTTCCACCTTCTTGCGCAGCTCGGCTCGCGGATCGCGCCCCACGTGCGGCAGCAGCTCAATCGGCTTTGCCATGGCCTACTCCTTCTTCCCCGTCTGGATCTGCACCAGTCCGTTATTCTGCCCGCTGTTCTTTGGCTCCGTGCCTGGCATCCAGTAGTCGGCGCGCTTCCACTTGCGCTCCACCTCCACGCCGCGCTGCGGCGTCGGATGCCCGTGGCGGAAGTTGATGCGCGGCAGCGGGTCTTCGCCCACGCTGGGCAGCGTCTTCATTCGCACCGCGGTCTCCTTGTAGGCCGGCGTATGCGTCACCTTGTCGGTATGTGTGCCAGTCAGCAGGTTCACCGCCTGCTCGCGCAGGTTTAGCGGCACAAAGACCTGGTCGCCGAAGACCCGGTCGGTTACGTAGACCTGGGTCTTCACCTCGCCGTGCCGGGAGTGCAGATGCACCCACTGCCCGGTCTGGAGCCCGCGCGCCTCAGCCAGCTCCGGAGACACCTCCACAAAACCCTCCGGCGTCTCCTCGTCGATGCCCGGTACGCGGTAAGTCATGTTCCCTTCGTGGAAGTGCTCGAGCATGCGCCCGTTGTTCAGGAAGAGATCGAACTCCGCGTCGAGGGCTTCGGAGGGCGGCGTCCAATCCACCGGATAGAAGCGCGCCTTGCCATCCGGGAAGGCGAAGCCCTCGGTATAGAGCAGCGGCGTGTCGGTGCCGTCGGCGGCCACCGGCCACTGCAGTGTCTTGTAGCCTTCGAGCCGCTCGTAGGTCACGCCGGTGAACAACGGCGTCAGCAGCGCGGCCTCGGCCATGATCTCGGAAGGATGCGTGTACTTCCAGTTCGCTCCCAGGCGGTTCGCTACATCCTGGATGATCCGCCAGTCGGGCCGGCTGTCGCCGAGCGGCTCCATCACCTGGTAGAGCCGCTGGAAGCGACGTTCCGTGCTGGTGAAGGTGCCGTCCTTCTCCAGCGCCGGGCTGGCCGGCAGCACCACGTCGGCATACTGGCAGGTTGCGGAGAAGAAGATGTCCTCGACGACGAAGAACTCCAGCTTTTCAAAGCCCCCACCGACAAAGTTCGCATTCGCATCGGCCTTGTACATGTCCTCGCCGACGAGATACATCGCCTTCAGGTGACCCTCGTAAATCGCCTCCACCATCTCGTGGTTATCCAGGCCCTTGCTCGACGAGAGCTTCACGCCCCAGGCCTGCTCGTAGCGGGCCTTCGCCGCCGGATCGTCCACCTTCTCATAGCTGGGGAAGTAGGCCGGCATCGCGCCCCAGTCGCTGGCGCCCTGCACATTGTTGTGCCCGCGCAGCGGATAGGCACCGGTGCCCGGCCGCATGTAATTGCCGGTGACCAGCAGCAGGTTCGAGATCGCCGTCGAAGTATCCGAGCCGCCGCAGTGCTGCGTCACACCCATCGCCCACAGAATGCAGGCCGAGGGCGCGTCGATGAACTCCTGCGCCACCTGCTTCAGCAGGTCGATCGAGAGGCCGCAGATATGCGAGGCGTGCTCAAGCGTGTACGGCTCCAGGCTCTTGCGATATGCCTCGAGACCATTTACCCAGCGCTCGATGAAATCCATCTTCGCGTTGCCGGTATCGAGGATGTACTTCGTTACTGCCGACATCCACACCAGGTCGGTGCCCGGATTCGGCCGGAAGAAGATATCCGCGCGCCGCGCCATCTCGTGCTTGCGAAGGTCGGCCACAATCAGACGCTGCCCGTTAAGCTTGTGCGCGCGCTTAACGCGCGTGGCCAGCACCGGATGCGCCTCGGCTGGATTCGCTCCCACAATCATCACCAGCGCAGACTGCGCAATGTCGGTAATCGATCCTGAGTCGCCGCCATAGCCTACGGTGCGGAAGAGCCCCTGCGTTGCCGGACTCTGGCAATAGCGCGAGCAGTTGTCGACGTTGTTGGTGCCTACCACGGCGCGGGCCAGCTTCTGCAGCAGGTAGCTTTCTTCGTTGGTGCACTTCGAGGAAGAGATGAAGGAGAGCGCATCCGGCCCATGCTCGGCCTTGATCTCGCTAAAGCGCCGCCCGACCAGTTCCAATGCCTCCTCCCAGCTCGCCTCGCGGAAGACCCCGTTCTCGCGGATCAGCGGCGTCGTCAGCCGGTCCGGGCTGTTCACAAAATCCCAGCCGAACTTGCCCTTCACGCAGGTGGAGATGTTGTTCGCCGCACCCTCGCCGGGCTCGATCTTGAGGATGTGCCGGTCACCGCCCGCACCGCCCGTCCAGACGTCGTAGCTGCAGCCCACGCCGCAATAGGTGCAGACCGTCTTCGTCCGCTTGTTGCGCACGTTGCGCATCGCCGCCTCGGTCTCGGAGACCTGCAGGATCGGCCCGTAGCCCATCTCCGGCTCGATATCCTTCACCAGGTCGATCATCTTGGTCAGCGCGGCGCCCGGCAGCTTGGTCATGTAGCCGGCCTCCCCCAGCATTGACTTCTCCATCAGCGCGTTGCAGGGGCACACCGTCACGCAGTGGCCGCAGGAGACACAGCTCGAACCGGCGATTGTCGTCCCGCCGTCCCACAGCACCCGCGGGTGCTCGTCCTCCCAGCGGATCGAGAGCGTCTCGTTCACCTGCACGTTCTGGCAGGCCTCCACGCACCGCCCGCACAGGATGCACTGCTGCGGGTCGTAGCGATAGAAGGGGTTCGACATGTCCTTCTCGTACGGCTTTTCGCGATAGGGATACTTCTGGTGCTGAATATCCATCAGCGCCGTCGTGTTGTGCACCGTGCAGTTCTGGTTGTTGTTGTCGCAGACGGTGCAGTAGAGCATGTGATTCTTCAGGATGCGGTCGAAGGCCTCGTGCTGCGCGGCCTCGGCCGCGGGTGACGCGGTCACGATCGTCATGCCCGCCTCGACCTTCGCCGCGCAGGCGCGCCCCAGCGTGCCGTCAATCTCCACCATGCAGGTGTCGCAGCTCTGGATCGGCCCCATGCGGGGGTGATAGCAGACCTGAGGGACGCGCTTGCGACCATCTTCCCCGGCATGATGATCGTGCTCAGCGGCGCCGTCGTCGGCGTACCGGTTCAGCGCATCGATCAGCCGCTCACCGGCCTGCGCTTCCACTTCTGTCCCGTTGACCGTGATCCGGCAGTGCCCGGATGTGGCTTCCGGCGGAAGAACCTTCGTAAGCGAAGTAGCAAGTGCATCTGTTTGCAGGCCCATAATCCTCCTACACCTTTGTGAATAACGCTGTCCTGCTCCCCGAGAAGCGCGGAAACCTGTAACCGTTCACTTTACACCGCATTCCCGCACGAAGGACATGCAGCGGCAGCCCTCCTCGGCAGTCAGCGCACTCTTTCGTTTCAAATCGCCACAAACCGTCTGTCCAGATGCCATTCCAGCCTTTGCCGCCCGGAACTACGCGTCGAGTCCCATTCCCTGCCGCCGCATCCAATGCCTGTATCCCACTTCTCCCACTCAGAGGATCCTCGATGGACTACGTGAATCTCGGCCGCACCGGCCTTAAAGTCTCCCGCATCTGCCTCGGCACCATGACCTACGGCGCAAAGGCATGGCGCGAATGGGTACTCGAAGAGCAGGAGAGCCGCCCCTTCCTCCAGCGCGCCCTCGAAGCCGGCATCAATTTCTTCGACACTGCGGACATGTACTCGGTTGGCGTCAGCGAGGAGATCCTCGGCCGCGCCCTCCGCGACTTCGGCCCCTCACGGGATAAGGTCGTCATCGCCACGAAAGTCTTTAATGCCATGGGCAGCGACCCCAATCAGCGCGGTCTCTCGCGGAAACATATCCATCACGCCATTGACGACAGCCTGCGCCGTCTCGGCACCGACTACATCGACCTCTACCAGATCCACCGCTTCGATCCGCATACCCCGGTCGAAGAGACCATGGAAGCTCTCCACGATCTGGTGCGTGCCGGCAAGGTGCTCTACCTCGGCGCCTCGTCCATGTATGCCTGGCAGTTCCAGAAGATGCAGTACACCGCAGAGCGCAACGGCTGGACGAAGTTCGTCACCATGCAGAACCACTACAACCTCGTCTACCGCGAGGAAGAACGCGAGATGATCCCGCTCTGCCTCTCCGAAGGCGTCGGCCTCATCCCCTGGAGCCCGCTCGCCCGCGGCTTCCTCACCGGCAGCCGCAAGCGCGGCGACAAGGGCGAGACCATCCGCGCCAAAACGGACGACTTCGCGCACGGCCTCTACTACCGCGACTCGGAC belongs to Silvibacterium dinghuense and includes:
- a CDS encoding LacI family DNA-binding transcriptional regulator, producing the protein MVKKKPESDLEQGPINLRQLSELLHLSQTTISLVLNDSPAAKSIPEHTRARVFEAARKFQYRPNYFARSLRRSKSMSVGVLAPDLSEGYFTLVMQGVEETLLRSHYFYFTASHYWQTELMREYPRMLAERAVDGYLLLNTPAAFSSPLPTVAISAHHDAAGVTNVVLDHHRAAELALRHLYELGHRHIAFVKGPEIIPDTEYRWKSILQVAKSLDIKVLPELSIQLPADSWSPEIGYQPMKALLERTRAFTAIFCFNDISAIGAIRAIHDAGLSVPGDVSVVGFDDIISAAYQKPSLTTVRQPLREMGSEGAQLLLALIADPKKPQPAEVLMQPELIVRESTGPAPARSGAGSKRTPAKRRTR
- a CDS encoding DUF1641 domain-containing protein; its protein translation is MAKPIELLPHVGRDPRAELRKKVEEAPVEHAEAVLSAYALLEQMHESGVLDTVRGVLGAGDRVIEHVVGLTTQPEAVTALRNLLILSKVMGSIPPDTLHSLVADLPQAMAVKPEAEPPSFFALLRKMMSKESRRAMALGANVLEAVGKGLGSKRHE
- the fdhF gene encoding formate dehydrogenase subunit alpha; this encodes MGLQTDALATSLTKVLPPEATSGHCRITVNGTEVEAQAGERLIDALNRYADDGAAEHDHHAGEDGRKRVPQVCYHPRMGPIQSCDTCMVEIDGTLGRACAAKVEAGMTIVTASPAAEAAQHEAFDRILKNHMLYCTVCDNNNQNCTVHNTTALMDIQHQKYPYREKPYEKDMSNPFYRYDPQQCILCGRCVEACQNVQVNETLSIRWEDEHPRVLWDGGTTIAGSSCVSCGHCVTVCPCNALMEKSMLGEAGYMTKLPGAALTKMIDLVKDIEPEMGYGPILQVSETEAAMRNVRNKRTKTVCTYCGVGCSYDVWTGGAGGDRHILKIEPGEGAANNISTCVKGKFGWDFVNSPDRLTTPLIRENGVFREASWEEALELVGRRFSEIKAEHGPDALSFISSSKCTNEESYLLQKLARAVVGTNNVDNCSRYCQSPATQGLFRTVGYGGDSGSITDIAQSALVMIVGANPAEAHPVLATRVKRAHKLNGQRLIVADLRKHEMARRADIFFRPNPGTDLVWMSAVTKYILDTGNAKMDFIERWVNGLEAYRKSLEPYTLEHASHICGLSIDLLKQVAQEFIDAPSACILWAMGVTQHCGGSDTSTAISNLLLVTGNYMRPGTGAYPLRGHNNVQGASDWGAMPAYFPSYEKVDDPAAKARYEQAWGVKLSSSKGLDNHEMVEAIYEGHLKAMYLVGEDMYKADANANFVGGGFEKLEFFVVEDIFFSATCQYADVVLPASPALEKDGTFTSTERRFQRLYQVMEPLGDSRPDWRIIQDVANRLGANWKYTHPSEIMAEAALLTPLFTGVTYERLEGYKTLQWPVAADGTDTPLLYTEGFAFPDGKARFYPVDWTPPSEALDAEFDLFLNNGRMLEHFHEGNMTYRVPGIDEETPEGFVEVSPELAEARGLQTGQWVHLHSRHGEVKTQVYVTDRVFGDQVFVPLNLREQAVNLLTGTHTDKVTHTPAYKETAVRMKTLPSVGEDPLPRINFRHGHPTPQRGVEVERKWKRADYWMPGTEPKNSGQNNGLVQIQTGKKE
- a CDS encoding aldo/keto reductase, with product MDYVNLGRTGLKVSRICLGTMTYGAKAWREWVLEEQESRPFLQRALEAGINFFDTADMYSVGVSEEILGRALRDFGPSRDKVVIATKVFNAMGSDPNQRGLSRKHIHHAIDDSLRRLGTDYIDLYQIHRFDPHTPVEETMEALHDLVRAGKVLYLGASSMYAWQFQKMQYTAERNGWTKFVTMQNHYNLVYREEEREMIPLCLSEGVGLIPWSPLARGFLTGSRKRGDKGETIRAKTDDFAHGLYYRDSDYVVVDRITEIATARGVNNAQVALAWMLSKPGITAPIIGASKMHHLEDALKSLEIQLTTEEIKALEEPYEPHPILGHSY